The Planctellipticum variicoloris DNA window GACGGCGAAACTCTCTGAGGGGAGCCTACCTCGCACTCAACCGCTTATTCCAGCGTCTCTTTCGAGCTCAGCTCAAAACGGCTGGAACCGAGGTCGAATCCGAACGATCGCAACATGTTGGGGACCGGGCGTTTTCCCTGGGCATCGGTCAGGCGGACGCTGACCGTCACCCGGGTCTGGCTGGGCGGCAAGACGCCTCCTTGGGGAAAGCACGGAATCGCCGTGTTGCCGAGGTTGTAGTCCCCGGAGACGGGGCGTTCGACGAAGACGTGAACGAGACCGTTGGAGGTCGAATCGAGCGTTCCGCCCGCGGCCAGATTGTGGATTCCCAGATACCCGGCGACTACTTGTTCCACTTCCGAAGGGGTCGCTCCCACTTTGGCCGCTTCCCGCGCGGCCTCCAGCGTCGTCGCTGTCACAGCCTGCATGATCAGCGCCACGAACAGGAACTCGAACAGCGCCAGCGTTGCGATGAACAGAATCGGAAAGACCAGCAGGAATTCCAGATAGATCGCACCTCGCCGAGAACTCTGGCCCGGGCGGCGATTTCGCAGACGTCGGAGGTGTCGAAAGGCAACACGCATTGTCAACCGCGTTCAGGAAATGAAACGCCCGGCGGGACGTCGCGAGGGAAGGCTGAAGATCGCTCGGCGATCCGACGGGCGTCAACGGGATCAGACGCTGCGTCACTTTTCGCTGACA harbors:
- a CDS encoding TadE/TadG family type IV pilus assembly protein, producing MRVAFRHLRRLRNRRPGQSSRRGAIYLEFLLVFPILFIATLALFEFLFVALIMQAVTATTLEAAREAAKVGATPSEVEQVVAGYLGIHNLAAGGTLDSTSNGLVHVFVERPVSGDYNLGNTAIPCFPQGGVLPPSQTRVTVSVRLTDAQGKRPVPNMLRSFGFDLGSSRFELSSKETLE